In the genome of Acidobacteriota bacterium, one region contains:
- the fadJ gene encoding fatty acid oxidation complex subunit alpha FadJ (multifunctional enoyl-CoA hydratase/3-hydroxyacyl-CoA dehydrogenase/3-hydroxybutyryl-CoA epimerase; catalyzes the formation of an hydroxyacyl-CoA by addition of water on enoyl-CoA; exhibits 3-hydroxyacyl-CoA epimerase and 3-hydroxyacyl-CoA dehydrogenase activities: forms a heterotetramer with FadI; similar to FadA2B2 complex; involved in the anaerobic degradation of long and medium-chain fatty acids in the presence of nitrate), with product MATDEMREAVRFERDEQGVCVVTFDRPGSSANVFDSGTLNRLEEILDGIAADPGVRAVVFRSAKPAIFVAGADVHELQRVRSEEELAAIVERGQRVFAKVAQLRARTVAAIHGACLGGGCELALACDVRVASDSSKTKIGLPEVMLGIIPAWGGSTRLPRLIGLPAALDMILGGKRLSAKQARRRGLVDEVAPKELLLDVARRWAAKPLPKRKSYTLTNNFVAARLIGRKARAAVLRKTRGHYPAPLAAIDVVTRGVARSVERSLELERAAVLELARTEACRNQMSLFLLQERAKHLAPSDALPGGGDTGLDAIPHGVGATAVVGAGVMGSGIAQWLSARGHRVILRDIDDRALLRGMRNIARVYEQAVKRHVFDRITARDGLYRITPTAKEVPLRGVDLVIEAAVEDLELKRRIFARLEQLARPDTILATNTSALPITEIASGLEHPERVVGLHFFNPVHRMQLVEIVLGRETSPEVAARALRFVQSIGKLPIVVTDSPGFAVNRILMPYLLEAGHLFAGGASITAIDEAMLDFGMPMGPLRLLDEVGIDVAGHVGDHVGRCFGERMPVPELLGRMIEAGMIGRKAGQGFYVYEGKGRPRPNPAAAELASTGRGAGLTTAEMQERMVLLMLNEAARCIEEGIVAAPEDVDLGMVMGTGFAPFRGGPLRYLDALGAAEVVRRLERWAGDEPERFAPCELLRRMAQDGGRFYAS from the coding sequence TCGAGGAAATCCTCGACGGGATCGCGGCGGACCCGGGGGTTCGCGCCGTGGTGTTCCGCAGCGCCAAGCCGGCCATCTTCGTGGCCGGCGCCGACGTCCACGAGCTGCAGCGCGTGCGGTCCGAGGAAGAGCTGGCCGCGATCGTCGAGCGCGGCCAGCGTGTCTTCGCCAAGGTCGCGCAGCTGCGGGCGAGGACGGTGGCGGCGATCCACGGCGCCTGCCTGGGTGGGGGGTGCGAGCTGGCCCTCGCCTGCGACGTTCGCGTCGCCTCCGACAGCTCGAAGACGAAGATCGGCTTGCCCGAGGTGATGCTCGGGATCATCCCGGCATGGGGCGGATCGACGCGACTCCCACGGCTGATCGGCCTCCCGGCGGCACTCGACATGATCCTTGGCGGCAAGCGCCTGTCGGCCAAACAGGCACGGCGCCGCGGACTCGTGGACGAAGTCGCCCCGAAGGAGCTTCTGCTCGACGTCGCCCGGAGGTGGGCGGCGAAGCCCCTGCCGAAGCGGAAGAGCTACACGCTGACGAACAACTTCGTCGCCGCGCGCCTGATCGGGCGCAAGGCCCGCGCCGCCGTGCTCCGGAAGACGAGAGGTCACTACCCGGCGCCCCTGGCCGCGATCGATGTCGTGACGCGCGGCGTCGCCCGATCGGTCGAGCGGTCGCTGGAGCTGGAGCGCGCCGCCGTCCTCGAACTGGCGCGGACGGAGGCATGCCGCAACCAGATGAGCCTCTTCCTGCTCCAGGAGCGGGCCAAGCACCTCGCCCCGTCCGACGCGCTGCCGGGCGGCGGCGACACCGGACTCGACGCGATCCCGCACGGGGTCGGCGCCACGGCGGTGGTGGGGGCCGGCGTGATGGGCTCGGGAATCGCCCAGTGGCTGAGCGCCCGCGGGCACCGCGTCATTCTGCGCGATATCGACGACCGGGCGCTGCTCCGCGGGATGCGCAACATCGCCCGCGTGTACGAGCAGGCGGTGAAGCGGCACGTCTTCGACCGGATCACCGCTCGGGACGGCCTGTATCGCATCACCCCCACCGCGAAGGAGGTGCCCCTGCGCGGCGTCGACCTGGTGATCGAGGCGGCAGTGGAGGATCTCGAGCTGAAACGCAGGATCTTCGCCCGCTTGGAGCAGCTCGCGAGGCCCGACACGATCCTGGCCACCAACACGTCGGCGCTGCCGATCACCGAGATCGCGTCAGGGCTCGAGCATCCCGAGCGCGTCGTCGGCCTGCACTTCTTCAATCCCGTCCACCGGATGCAGCTCGTGGAGATCGTTCTGGGACGGGAGACGTCGCCGGAAGTCGCCGCCCGGGCCCTCCGGTTCGTCCAGTCGATCGGAAAGCTGCCCATCGTGGTCACCGACAGCCCGGGCTTCGCGGTCAACCGGATTCTGATGCCCTACTTGCTGGAGGCCGGACACCTGTTCGCCGGCGGTGCCAGCATCACCGCGATCGACGAGGCGATGCTGGACTTCGGCATGCCGATGGGGCCGCTGCGCCTGCTGGACGAAGTCGGCATCGATGTCGCCGGCCATGTCGGGGACCATGTGGGCCGCTGCTTCGGGGAGCGCATGCCGGTTCCCGAACTGCTCGGCCGGATGATCGAGGCGGGCATGATCGGGCGCAAGGCGGGTCAGGGATTCTACGTTTACGAGGGCAAGGGACGGCCGCGGCCGAACCCGGCCGCCGCGGAGCTGGCCTCCACGGGCCGCGGAGCGGGGCTGACCACGGCGGAGATGCAGGAGCGGATGGTGCTCCTGATGCTCAACGAGGCAGCGCGCTGCATCGAAGAGGGAATCGTGGCGGCCCCGGAGGACGTCGACCTCGGCATGGTCATGGGCACCGGGTTCGCGCCCTTCCGGGGCGGACCGCTGCGCTATCTGGACGCGCTCGGTGCGGCCGAGGTCGTGCGCCGCCTGGAGCGGTGGGCCGGCGACGAGCCGGAGCGGTTCGCGCCGTGCGAACTCCTGCGCCGGATGGCCC